Genomic segment of Brachyhypopomus gauderio isolate BG-103 chromosome 10, BGAUD_0.2, whole genome shotgun sequence:
ATCTGCAGAAGAAGAGATTCAGACTCTCCCTTCTGCTTTACAGTTCTGACTGTACATCAGACGCCTGAAGAAAGAAATAACAGAACGAAGAAAAAGGAATATTGTTAATATTATTCCACTGAGGATGTCTGAGTTATTCTTTTTTTCTGTTCTTgttgtctttttctttttcactcTCAGGGGAAGAGTGGGTGAAtgcatattttttttaattattgtttttgttgGAATACATGGTGTACGTTTTGTTCAACACCATTCCCTAAGTCCATGGTTATCAGAATTTTAAAAACATGATTTCTAGATAATTGcatcatatttttgtttgtcatAGTGTCCCagccacccccactccaccccacaAATCCAGCACTGGGAATTAAAGTATAAAGTGTCTATAAAGTCAAATGATTAAATAAATATTGCCTTGTTCTGTCAGCCCTTGTGTTATAAAATAAGAACTTAAGATAATTCAATTTAGTAATACAactacaagtgtgtgtgtgtgtgtgtgggtatacaAACAGCTAATTCAGGTTCATTTGCTGTATGCAGAATCCTTATGTATTTCAGGTCTTTTATTACACTGCATATTACATGCAGACAATATACTGAGTAGTTTGTGTCTGGTGGTTATATTCTGTTAGGGTATGTTGAGTTGGCTGTTAGTACTCTCGACCTTTGTGAGTACATTTAACGTGCTACCAGtttaagaaataaaaaaaaggaaatggaAGCCTAGTTTGATGTGTGGCGAGATGCTATACTGTTTAAGCATTAAACGTTAGACCATTGTGTCGGTAGCTTAAATCCGGTTTGCTTTGTTTTGGACGTGTGCTTGCTGTGTCAAATACAAACACGAACACGTGACTTTTACTTTGACATCCACTAAGTTGCTACCGGTTTTCGCGTGTCGACGGAAGTAGAAACCGGGCTGCGAGGTGACCAATATTAAAACGACTTGCAATTTCGTTGTAACTGTTACTTGTCCGAAGCCAGTATGATGGTTTAATTGAGGGTCATTAAATGTTTACTCCTGGCACCGGGTTTTCTGACAGTGAATGCTGTGTGCGCTTTCCCATTTCCGACTGACCCTTAGAGAGAGGACGACCCGAGCTTCACAAGGTCAGTAGCGAGCATGTAACGGCAAAAGCCGGAggatacacattcacacacatcttCTGGTTACTTTATTGAGTACGATATGGCTATCGAGAACCGTTGTTAACTGCAGTTATCATATATTCATAGATTTTTTGCCTTCCAGGAAACGTTTAATGGATATTCGACCACAGTTCACATAATAAGAGGTGGTTTTGATAGAAAACTTATTTTGATTCTACTAAATTGCCTAATGTTACACAAAGTCTTAACGTGTCAGTTTATGCTCTGCTTCAAACTATCCCCAACAGAATGAAGAGGCTTCCTATCCTGGTCCTGCTCCTGTGGTTGTGTACTTTGTTTTATGTGGGTGTCTTTCTCTTTGTGGGGGGGTTCCTTCTCGTGCGGCTGGAGGTGAACAGGACCAGCACTTGTGCAGACATCTTACATCCAGGAGCTGCAGACAAAGGAGACTTTTGCCTGAAAGAGCCCCGCTTCCGCAGGGCTGTCATTCTAATCATTGATGCTCTCAAGGCCGACTTCGCCCGCTACAACCCAGTCAATGCAGTGCCCAGACCGTTTGAGAACAAGCTGCCAATCTTAGAAGAGATGGTATCGTCAAAACCGTCCCATGCCAGGCTCTATACCTTCAGGGCAGATccgcccaccaccaccatgcaGAGGATCAAGGGCTTCACCACTGGCTCCCTGCCGACGTTCATTGATGTAGGAAACAACTTCGCCTCCAGCGCCATCCTGGAGGATAACCTGGTCCTTCAGCTGGGTCAGGCGGGTGAGTGGAAGTATCAGAGTGAAATAAAGTTGCATATATCACCTTGACCACCATAAGGGTCACAACCATTAGCAGATCCATCAGTCTCAACAGATTTTTGCTGCAGTTCATTTGATCAATTAAAATTTAGCCCAGAGTTAACCACTATATATATTTCTTCTCAGATAACTAATTATTTATGTCCTACCCCGATTAAAAGTACAATGCACCATGCATTTCAAATACAGAATTTAAGTCAATTAATTTAATGGGCACAGCACATGTTTCAGTCGTGGACCTTAAGGAGATAACCTGAGTTAAATCATGCACCTAACAGGTTTTTAAATCTGCTGAGGTGTACCACCCAGACTGAGACTCAGGCtaatctgtgtctctctcctttGCTGTGTGTGAAGGAAAGCGAGTGGTATTCATGGGTGATGACACGTGGGTCAGTCTCTTCCCCAGAGGGTTCCATCGGTCCCTGCCTTTCCCCTCCTTCAACGTGAAGGATCTTCACACTGTGGACAACGGAATCCTCCAGAACATCTTCCCCACCTGTGAGTGTCTGGGATATTAAAGCGCGGATATTTCTATCAACCTGGTTTTTCAGCTTGTCTTGTCACAGGTCAagtttgtaagtcgctctggataagagcgtctgctaaatgccgtaaatgtaagttCAACCTGCTGAGCAGGTTGGGTCCTGAATGGGTCCTGAATGTATTAGACCCTTACTGCATTCTCTATATACGCAGATGAATTGATGAACGACCGTAATGGCTTACTGTTGTCCCCTCAGTGGACGGAGATGACTGGGACGTGCTGATTGCTCACTTCCTGGGCGTGGACCACTGCGGCCACAGATTTGGCCCTGACCATCCTGCCATGGCAGAAAAACTGACTCAGATGGATGGAGTCATCAGGTCAGTGTTAAAAAGTGTTAAACCTGCAGTAACATGCTACTGGAGATCCAGTGTCATCATGTACAATGGCATCGCGTACAATGCTGTGTGCTGTTACTATTATGTTACTATCTTTATCTAGTAGCTTCTGTGCTTGGCTAAACtaatggtaaaataaaatggactGTGTCCACACGTCATTGATTCCAGATCTGTGATTGAGCGCCTGCAGAACGACACCCTGCTGGTGGTGATGGGAGATCACGGGATGACTGACACAGGGGACCACGGTGGAGAGAGCCAGAAGGAGACGGACGCTGCTCTCTTCCTCTACAGCAGTTCTCCTCTGCTTCTGGCCCCCAGCTCACAGGTAATAGGCTGAagacccaaacaccacacagccCAAATGTCCCCAAACGAGACAGCTCTAAAAAGGTATTTGATGGTACCTGATGGGGAGTTTTGCGGCAATACAGGTGTGCATAAGCCAAGGATGTAATACTACACAGTATGAACATGAAATTAATCAAAATGGTTAGCGTTTCTGAATTCAGCTGATTGCTCGTCAGTGTCCATAATTATACCACAATTATGATGGCATATCATCATATCAGCCAGTTCTTAATTAATTGAAGCGTTTATGTTAGCTAGATGCTAGTGCATGGCACAGTTCAAGTGTTCATTTATTTACCAAAGAGTCGGTAGGGCCACCTGGGCCAAGAGGTAATTGGCCTATAACTGGAATATCTGCCTGCCTCATTTTGGCCTCTGACAGTAAAAGATGGCATGTCATGTCCTAGCATGTCACGCTCCTGCATGTCCAGAACTGAATCGCATCAGTGAAGACAACGCGGTAATGTGCCACAGCTACTTCCTGAACAGAGTTGCACAATAAAGACAAAAATACTAGATTGTGCTTATACTGGTATATAATGCAATATCAATGTGTTCTAACATTTATTACACATCGGAGACGTAGGTTGGTCTGCATTATTTTGGTAaaatttgtctgtgtgtttgaccATACGAATGCCATGATTCACCCACGCAGCACTTGTCTGGAATATATGGGATTAGTCAGGATGTTAACAGAATGCAATAATTTGTTACACTGTGTGCATGAGTTACTAAAtagaaaattagcatttttcagCCTTGTAAGGTAACAGTACTGCAAAAGTCAGTAATGAATTAATTTGTTGTTAATCAGCCATGGGTTATGTAGCTCTCCTCCTAAATTAGCCAGGTCTATACACTTTATTAATGGTCTTGCATGTATTTACATGTTGATGTTGTATAGGTCAGGTGATCTGCACATCATTGACATGCAGTTTTTGTAAAGAACAAATGATTTGAAGATCACTGAAGGCCTTTATGAACACAGGTGGAGCCAGAGGTGGTGCCTCAGACCGACCTGGTGCCCACGCTGGCACTGCTCCTGGGAGTGCCCATCCCCTACAGCAGCTTGGGCCAGGTTCTACTGCCACTTTTCCCCCTCAACACCACTTCGGGTGTACCTTTGACTCTCAGCCAGGAGGAGGCGCTGTGGATCAACGTCAAACAGGTGACCAGGAATGAGGAGATAAATGGGCCTGCTGATAAGATAAGAAGCAAAGTAGTTACTATAGTAAAACATTTTTTCGATTAGAAAGAACAGTTTTGCATGTAAGATGTCAACACTATTAGAGCATAGATAGATACATGGATAGATATTCGAAACCTGTGGTGAATATTCTGCTGTATGTGATCTGCTTGTTAAAACTGGCTTAAATCTTTTTCATCTTACAGGTAAACCGGTTTCTGGAGACCTACTCGAGCATGGCGACAGACATCCCGGCAGACCGCCTGTCGCACCTGCGCGCCCACTTCTCCCAGCTGTCCTCTCGGTACCTTGGCTCCATGCACACAGGTGCTCCTCTCCCTCCGCAGCTCCTGGCCTCCATGCAGGAGTACCTGGGCTCCGTCCGGGAGACCTGCCGTGCGTCCTGGGCCCGCTTCAACCCCCTCAAGATGGCGTGTGGCCTGCTGGTCGTTTGCGGGGCGTGCGTGGTGAGCTACGTCTTGGCGGAGCTCTCGTCCGTGGCGCTGCGGTCGGGCGTCCTGAAGCCGGTGCTGATGGGTGGCCTGGCCGTAGCGACGACGGTGGCCGTGGTGCAGCTCTTCACACTTGGCTCTGTGGAGGCATCGTGGGCTTTGGGAGCGGCAGCACTGGCGTCGGAGCTGCTGTTCCTATGGAGGACCCGGCGGGCGTGTCCGCGCGGCAGGCTCTCGCCCCGGGGCCTCCTCACGCCGCCTCTCCTGGTGCTCCTCCTGCGGTGCGCCTCCTTGCTCTCGGACAGTTACGTCATCTCGGAGGGACGGGTGGTCACCTTCCTGATATTCACGTTGGGAGTCTACGTTCCTGTTAGCCTGAACTGGGAGGGGCTCCTGGTGCCATCTGCACCCGCTGACACGCAGAAACCCCCGGGCTGCCACTCTCCCGCGCTGCCACCCTCCACGGTCCGCCGGGAGAGCACCGCCGTCCTGGTGTGCCTGGGCGTTCTGGTGTCctgcctctacctctctctctcgttccacGGCTGCCGCGAGGAGCAGGGCTCCTGCCGGCCTTCTGCCTTTCTGACGCCGCTCTCGCGCATGCAGGACGGCCGTCTGCGCAACCTGCACTACGTCCTGTCCCTGGCAGCCCTCTTCGCCTGGGCCTTCCTGCTGCTTCGCTGGCTCCGCCACTACGGGAACCTGAACAGCGCGGGCGTAGTTACGTTCGCCGCCCGCTGCCTCCTCCCCCTGGCCTCCGTCTGCATGGGCCTTCACTGGGCGGTGGGTGCTGCTCCCGAGGACAGCTTCAGGAACCTGTCGGAGCTGATCAGCCTGGCGCAGGTGACCGTGCCGCGGGTGACCTTCGGCCTGCTGGGCCTCGGGCTGCTCTTGCTGTGGCTGGACCCGCTGACGGTGTACCTGAAGACCCGCACGCCTCCCAGCTCTGGGACTCCACTGCCTCCGCCCAGGTATCGCGCGAGCACGGGCATCAGCGCACAGGCAGAGCTGCACCACCTCATACCACAGCTTTACCAGCGCATACGTTGGTCACTGGAGGACGGCGGCACCCAGGGGTCGGAACCGGACGGCCGGCCCGCCGTGGAGGCATATGGGCTGGGTACGGTGTATTCGGCGCCCCTGGTCTTGCTGTGTGGCCTGCTGGGCTTGATGTTGCTCCTGCTCCACCCCGAGGGCATGGCGCTGGCCTTCCTAATGCTTCTACTGCAGGCCGCAGCTCTGCTGCACCTCCACGCCTCCACCCGCACCCTCTCCAGCCTGCAGAGTCAGTCCAGTAAGCTGACCTTTTTGTTGCTAGGAATGCTAATGTGGATATATATGAATGAGAGCAAGTGGGAATCAGTTcaatgaaaaaaatgaaagaTGGAAGAGATCAGTTGGTATAAATAACGTTGATAACAAATACAGCACAAACTTAAATAAATGTAGTCAGAAATGTAATGCAAGCAGTGCTACACTCATTTGGAATAGATGTCACTTTTCATTAACAGTGAACCTTTTCAATTCATTAATAATTCAAATGAGTTCCTTTAGTCTGAAAACGTACTCCTTTTAAAGCTGCGGTATTTGAACTAATCCTGTTCCTCGTTTCAGACGGGTTCACCGTCCCGTGGACTCCGGTGGTTCTGTGGTCTCTGGCCGCCTCCCAGTTCTTCCACACCACGGGTCACCTGCCTACGTTCCCCTCCATCCAATGGGGCGCTGCGTTCGTGGGCTTCCCACAAGGCCATGTGGGCACCACCCTGCCAGCCTTACTCGTCACTCTCAACACCTTTGCCTCACACATCCTGTTTGCAGGTGAGACTCTGGGTGGCGCCTGGAGTTTGACAGCAACTGTGTGAATCATATTAAGTGTAGCATCTGTATTCAGCAGATCACCACAGAGGTGATAAAtggttaaaaatgtttttatgttaaTCTCAATCTGCCACAACTGTACTGTCTCATCAGTTATGATGAACAATAATTTTGACACATTTCCCTGTACTTAGAGATGATTATAAAACCTGCTGACTGTAGAAACACTTGAAACAGAACCCTAGGGGCAGTCACGAAACATTTATGTAAAACATTTTTGTAAAACACTTTTCTAAATTCTTAGGTCAAAAGTATTTGTAAATTAGGCTttcatttatgttttttttttaagtgtttttaCATCTGTTTCCAATCATATTTACTGAGAAATATCTCAAAATTATCATCTATGGCCAATGACCAAATACTACAAAATGCAGTGTAGAAATTGGGTTGACAAATATTCGTTTTAACAACTTTTGTGTGTTTAGAAACAGATATAATGTCGGATCGTTtttataaagttttttttttatacaaatgaAACACATTAATAAATTAGTGAAATGAATAAGTTTTTTTATAATTGGCTCATATTTGGTCTAGCATTCAGGAGGAGGGATTTTATGTATATAAAGTAGAACCTTTCACCAACTTTGCAAGTTTAGTTACATAAGGCACAAGGGTAATTAGTGCTGCcatgttgtgtgtgcgtgtgcatgcgtgcgtgtattTGTGTAGTTGCATGTCCACTGTTGCTGCTCTGGCctctggtgtgtgaggtgcgtgGATCTCGGACCGGTCGCCCAGTTGCCGGGGAGGATGGAGATGATGTTGCCATGGAGATGAAACTGCGAGAAAACCcacagcagttcagttcagcactCCTGCAGCTCTCAGCACGCTATCTGCTTATCGGTGGAGCTCAGGTgcttgttacacacacacacacacacacacacgcatgcgcacaatATGCTTccgcacacacaaacgtgtaagtacatatttatatacacacatcaTGCACAGGaggtaaataaatacatacatttagTACACTCACACTGACTCATCCACAAGTCTTGGGCCAGGGCTGTGTTCTCTGATGGTGTTGGTCTGTTtgcgcctctgtgtgtgtgtgtgtttgcgtgcgccTGTTTACCTGGGCTTAGGATTCTGTTCTATCCACAGgatggtctgtgtgtgtctacatgagGACAGGACTCTGCAGGTgtctgattggtgtgtgtgcgtgtgcgtgcgcgcgtgtgttgaCCTGAGGTCAGAGTTCTGTTGTGTctgcaggtttgtgtgtgtgtttgtgtgtttacctgtgttgcatctgcaggtttgtgtgtgtgtttgtgtttacctgtgttgcctctgcaggtttgtgtgtgtgtctatacctgtgtgtgtgtgtttacctttgtagtgtgtgtgtgtgtgtgtgtgtgtgtgtgtgtatgcgtttacctgtgtgtatgtgtgtgcgtttacctgtgtttgtgtgtgtgtctaactgtGTTGCGTCTGcaggtttatgtgtgtgtatgtttacctgtgttttgtgtgtgtgcgtgtgtgtgttttttaccTGTGTTGCgtctgtgggtttgtgtgtgtgtgtcattacctgtgttgtgtgtgtgtgtgtgtgtgtgtgtgtgtgtgtgtgtgtgtgtgtgtgtgtgtgtgtgtgtgtgtgtgtgtgtaattacctgtgttgtgtgtgtgtgtgtttacctgtgttgCATCTGCAGGTGTTGGCCTCggtttgtgctgctgctgtccTCAGGAGGCACCTGATGGTGTGGAAAGTGTTCGCACCAAAGTGAGTGAATAATCTCTTTCACACAGTCTCTCAGCTCCCACTCCATTAAACACATACAAGTACAGTCTTTTTCTCAGTGACCCTCCATACACACATTCCTACATTGTTTTTCACTCACtctttaatttttttcatttcattcactGTATGTGAAGTCAAATACTTATTTAACTTGTTTCATCAGACTTGATTAAATCTCTGTGTctttgtgcatgcatgcgtttgcatatatatgtgtgtgtgtgtgtgtgtgtgtgtgtgtgtgtgtgtgcgcgtgtgtgtgcgctcacaGGCTGATGTTTGAAGCTAGTGCGTTCATCGTCAGCAGTGTATTTGTGCTGCTCGGTGTCTCTCTGGTCCTGAGGGTGGACGTGGCAGTGGCATGCTTATTTCAGAGACTTCTTCCAGACAATTCCAGGTAGCAATGCTCCCTGCTACAGGACAACAGGGGTCAGCTTCTCGGACACGGCTGCCAACAGGATGGAAGAACAGGCCACAGCTTTGactgatgaggtcacaaataCCCTGATCCCTCCGAAGTCGCAGGCCCATATGCACAGGTGCTGGAATTACGCACTGGTTTCATTAAGATTCAGACACTCATGGCACTTCTGCCTCTGAAG
This window contains:
- the pigo gene encoding GPI ethanolamine phosphate transferase 3, catalytic subunit, yielding MKRLPILVLLLWLCTLFYVGVFLFVGGFLLVRLEVNRTSTCADILHPGAADKGDFCLKEPRFRRAVILIIDALKADFARYNPVNAVPRPFENKLPILEEMVSSKPSHARLYTFRADPPTTTMQRIKGFTTGSLPTFIDVGNNFASSAILEDNLVLQLGQAGKRVVFMGDDTWVSLFPRGFHRSLPFPSFNVKDLHTVDNGILQNIFPTLDGDDWDVLIAHFLGVDHCGHRFGPDHPAMAEKLTQMDGVIRSVIERLQNDTLLVVMGDHGMTDTGDHGGESQKETDAALFLYSSSPLLLAPSSQVEPEVVPQTDLVPTLALLLGVPIPYSSLGQVLLPLFPLNTTSGVPLTLSQEEALWINVKQVNRFLETYSSMATDIPADRLSHLRAHFSQLSSRYLGSMHTGAPLPPQLLASMQEYLGSVRETCRASWARFNPLKMACGLLVVCGACVVSYVLAELSSVALRSGVLKPVLMGGLAVATTVAVVQLFTLGSVEASWALGAAALASELLFLWRTRRACPRGRLSPRGLLTPPLLVLLLRCASLLSDSYVISEGRVVTFLIFTLGVYVPVSLNWEGLLVPSAPADTQKPPGCHSPALPPSTVRRESTAVLVCLGVLVSCLYLSLSFHGCREEQGSCRPSAFLTPLSRMQDGRLRNLHYVLSLAALFAWAFLLLRWLRHYGNLNSAGVVTFAARCLLPLASVCMGLHWAVGAAPEDSFRNLSELISLAQVTVPRVTFGLLGLGLLLLWLDPLTVYLKTRTPPSSGTPLPPPRYRASTGISAQAELHHLIPQLYQRIRWSLEDGGTQGSEPDGRPAVEAYGLGTVYSAPLVLLCGLLGLMLLLLHPEGMALAFLMLLLQAAALLHLHASTRTLSSLQSQSNGFTVPWTPVVLWSLAASQFFHTTGHLPTFPSIQWGAAFVGFPQGHVGTTLPALLVTLNTFASHILFAVACPLLLLWPLVCEVRGSRTGRPVAGEDGDDVAMEMKLRENPQQFSSALLQLSARYLLIGGAQVLASVCAAAVLRRHLMVWKVFAPKLMFEASAFIVSSVFVLLGVSLVLRVDVAVACLFQRLLPDNSR